The following proteins are encoded in a genomic region of Oncorhynchus keta strain PuntledgeMale-10-30-2019 chromosome 6, Oket_V2, whole genome shotgun sequence:
- the LOC118385210 gene encoding developmentally-regulated GTP-binding protein 1 — protein MSLLAKIAEIEAEMARTQKNKATSNHLGLLKARLAKMRRELITPKGGSGGGTGEGFDVAKTGDARIGFVGFPSVGKSTLLSNLAGVYSEVAAYEFTTLTTVPGVIRYKGAKIQLLDLPGIIEGAKDGKGRGRQVIAVARTCNLILIVLDVLKPLGHKKLIEHELEGFGIRLNKQPPNIGFKKKDKGGINFTVTCPQSELDGDAVKSILAEYKIHNADITLRSDSTADDLIDVVEGNRVYIPCIYVLNKIDQISIEELDIIYKVPHCVPISAHSRWNFDDLLEKMWDYLHLVRIYTKPKGQLPDYTSPVVLPTEHTAVEDFCLKIHKSLLKELKYALVWGASVKHNPQKVGKDHVMEDEDVIQLVKK, from the exons ATGAGTTTACTCGCCAAAATAGCAGAAATTGAGGCCGAG ATGGCTCGGACTCAGAAGAACAAAGCCACATCTAACCACTTGGGGCTGCTCAAAGCTCGCCTGGCCAAGATGAGGAGAGAACTTATCACACCAAAGGGAGGCAGTGGAGGAGGCACAGGGGAAG GCTTTGATGTGGCAAAAACAGGTGACGCCCGTATCGGGTTTGTAGGCTTCCCCTCAGTGGGCAAGTCTACTTTACTAAGTAACCTGGCAGGGGTGTACTCAGAGGTGGCGGCCTATGAGTTTACCACCCTCACCACAGTACCAGGAGTGATCCGCTACAAGGGTGCCAAAATACAG CTCCTGGATCTTCCAGGTATCATCGAGGGGGCCAAAGATGGCAAGGGCAGAGGACGACAGGTCATCGCAG TGGCTCGGACCTGCAACCTGATCCTCATAGTGTTGGATGTTCTGAAGCCTCTGGGCCACAAGAAGCTGATTGAACACGAGCTGGAGGGTTTCGGAATCCGCCTCAACAAGCAGCCGCCCAACATCGGCTTCAAGAAGAAGGACAAAGGAGGCATCAACTTCACCGTCACA tgTCCACAGAGTGAGCTGGACGGTGACGCAGTGAAGAGCATCCTGGCCGAGTACAAGATCCACAACGCTGACATCACCCTGCGCAGCGACTCCACTGCCGATGACCTCATCGACGTGGTGGAGGGAAACCG AGTGTACATCCCCTGTATTTATGTGCTCAACAAAATCGACCAGATCTCCATTGAAGAGCTGGACATCATCTACAAGGTACCCCACTGTGTGCCCATCTCTGCCCATTCCCGCTGGAACTTTGATGACCTACTGGAGAAGATGTGGGACTACCTGCACCTAGTGCGCAT ATACACCAAACCCAAAGGCCAGCTTCCTGACTACACATCTCCAGTCGTTCTACCTACTGAACATACTGCAGTGGAGGACTTCTGTCTGAAGATTCATAAAAGCCTCCTCAAAGAATTAAAATA TGCTCTGGTATGGGGTGCTTCAGTGAAACACAACCCCCAGAAGGTGGGAAAAGACCATGTCATGGAAGATGAGGATGTAATCCAGCTGGTGAAAAAGTAA